The genomic region ATATTGTAATCAAGATTTAGTTTTCCTGAAGTGTACAAAAGATTGTGTAATAGATTCTCTCTGGTACACTTCCCATCAGCTGGAGCTAGAGATAATCCAGTGCATTTGTTGAAATTGGAACCCATTACCTCAAGAGTTCCAACTTCTTCACTACCATTTTTCATCGTGTATGAATTTAGTGAAGTGACTAAAGGTGTGGAACAGGGACTGGACCCGAGTGAGCATGTTAAACTAGTAGAGTCTGCAAAAGCAGAACAAGTCACACCCTTTCCGTCCTGAGTAAAGCACTGAGTTGGTCCCTGAAATTGTGTTCTACAAGATTTTGAACAATCAATTGAACAATTAGCTTCAGgttttttgtaatattcTTCAACCTTTTGTGTTTGGTCTGTAGATAATGTACCCATGTTCACTTTGTAAAGTTCCTCGGCTTCTGATTTGGCTTTAAGATGTGCCTTTACACTAGTACCACCCTCGTTTTGTTCTTTGCTGTTGTCGGTCTGTTCACTACTTTCTGGCTGTTCGTGAGGTTTTACCTCCTTCTCGCATGTGCAACTTGGCTGAGAATTGTCTTGGCTTTCACCCAATTCACCACCCTTAGTTTCAACACTGACTTGTTGAGTTTGGTCATTTGAACTTTCGCTTTCAGATTTTGGAGTTTGTTCTTGAGTTTCATGTTGTTCCTGCACAGCCGTTCCATTTTCTTCGGCTACTTTGTTTTCATTTTCAGACTTCTTGGCTTCCTTTTCCTCATTGGTGGCTTCAGGCACCTTGGTCTGTTCCTCCACAACTGTTTTCTGTTCAGCATTTTGATTGGGAGACGTTTCTTCTTTATTAGGACCGTTTTCAGCGGccttttcttcattattttgTTGCTCAACTACATCTTCTTTCTTATTTTCTGGTTCATTTGCCGGCTTAGCTTCCTCAGTCTTTTGATCACTCTCAACCTTTTCAGTTTCCCCTCCCTTTGGACCATTTTCGACCTTTTGTTCATTTTCAGTCTTTTGATTATCTTCTAGCTTTGGGCTATTTTCAGGTTTTCCTGTATCTTTATCTTGTTCCACTTTTGAACTTTCTAGTGATCGATGTGTTGAATCACCTTTAGTTTTATGGTCTGAAGTATGATTATGACCTTTACCACTATGATGAAattcttcatcttcttcatgGCCATGAAGATCTTCAAAATCCTCATCCTCATCCTCCTCATCCTGATGACCATGACTGTGGCCGTGGTGATGGCTATGAGAATGTTGACCTTTATGTCCATGATGACCGGCTTGAGAGTGTGCAGTTTGGTGTTGATGTGAATTATCTTTGGGTGGATTCTCAGCAGTTTCAGGTTGTTTGGTACCTTCTTCACTATTTTTTGGAGGTTCTGATTGTTCTTTAAGCTGTTCATGATGGTGAACCTGCTCCTTGGTAGTAGTTGATTCTACCTTTGTCTCAGCATTTGAAGCCTCCTGTTTTGTTTTATCTGATTCTTCACCATCATTCTTATTAGTGATCACATCCACAGTCTCTCCAGATTTAACTAAAcagaattattttatagaaaatttGTTGTTAAATAGGTAACTATCCACAtatcaaatgtgtaagttCAAGGTCAgctatttatttattcaaattaattctGGGAAAATAAAACTAGTACCTGATTCTGGAGAATTGTTATCCACTAAGGCTTTCTGGATAAACGATGACTTTACCTGAAAATCAATAaagatattttaattatttattttaaaagcATGATATGAATGCTGTCAATCCATCcactaattatttatttttcttacgttatttatatcaaaatCATCTCTTATTGATTCAATTGgtttgtatattatttttgataCTATAATTGCCAAAATTCCAAACAGAAACTTGGTTATCAGCATTGGATTAATCTCAAGGTAGActatacattatttttttggttttttatacatacaattaaaaattttatacactACTTTGTAGTTTTTAACTGGTTAACATAGTTTTTGGGTTCTCTCTCATTTTTCCTGAGTTTGTCTGCGCACTGGTTGCACAGTTGTCGATGCTGTCTACGTTCCATCACATTTACACATCTCTAATAAACTGCTAATTCAgcaaaatatttattttattttgttgTTTCAGTATCcaatatttgatttttatcCATTCTTTCCAGTAGAAGGTAGCCAATTCACCCTGATTTTGAACATTCGGTTTCCAACAGCTATAAAAACACCTTCTTATCGcaaatatacattttttaatacttGATAGTTATAATTcatgaatataataactGTGTAACTTGGAATAGACTATATTAAAAGTGAAATATTACACATGAGACAAAGCCTTAAAAAAggattattataaaattaattcgGAGGTTATTAGATTGTCCgtagtttaaaatattttacaagaGTCCCTATTGCTACTGATCAGGGAGGGAAGCAAAGTTAGATTGATTTGAAACGGGAGTGGTAGGGGGACATTTGAGTCCGTAAGGGAAATTAATTTGAGTTAAAAAGTTTATAAAATCAACAACACTAAATGGGAGTCCTTTCCATCCAAATATATGCTCCTGTCGAGCAATGAATTCATTTACGTGATTTACAATCTGTCTCTCCAGGAATGATTCTATTGAAACAACCTTACTGACTAGATATTGAAGTTCGTTCAAGAATTTCAAGTTTTTGATTTTCAATTGCTCGAATCTGAAATCCCTAATATGAGGGAATGTGTCATCGCAAACAGCCGAAACCCCAATAACAACATGAAGATCGTCTCCACAACAAAGGTTTTCACCAGAAAACACTGTGTTGCATCTTCCCGAAATGCAAGCGCCCATTTTGACATATGGTTTGAGTCCAGTGAACTTGATGTGGGAAGTGATTTCCATTCTGTTATCACTCCTAACTATAAAGTTTGTATCCACAAAATGAATAGTATCGATTCCTGAAATCCATACCAATTCGAAATAAATTGTTTCCTTCGAGTGATATATTGAGGTGCTACCAGTGCACGGTTCCGGAGGCGGATATATGTAATTACAGTTTCCGAATGATTTAGGAAGATTCCTCTTAACGATACTGAAGATTTCAGGTAAACCAAAGTCAAGGAAGTTCTGCATCTTGCGTTCATCGATTTTTGTTGGAGGAGGACTTGACAAGAAGCCAAATCCAAACAAACACAATGACAAGAGGAAAAGTATTGCGAAGAAGGTGGAAACAATTATTTTGGAGTAAATTATGTGCCTTATGAAGTCAACGATCTTGATGAACATGATCCTAACCTTGTTCCTCTTTCTTGTCCTTTGATGTTGGTTATCTACATCATGAACACTGTGCTCAATTGATGACTCTAATCtctgtaaattatttttagagtCACCAATCATTAATGTCCTGTCATTAACCAATTGAGTTTGATTAAGTTTACTGTTGATATTATAGTCGCTATTTTCTTGGCTGGTTGCTGAATTAATTGATTCCACATAAATTGTGACATCCGAGAGGCGGTTCATAATTCTGGTGTACCACATGAAGAACTGTATGTTAATCAGAAATGAAGAAACTCCGAAAGATGCTATTATAAAGAAGACAGATACAAATTTAGGAGGAGGCAAATAGAAGCGCACGTTTGGTGCTGTGTAAAGTGATACATATCCTGCTATTATTCCCAGTGACAACACTTCTCCCAGTGACCATTCTGACAACAAATTAGAGAAGTTTAGCAAGTATCTCGTGAATTTTACCGAGAGATTAAATGAATGGCATGGGTGTATCAATGGATTGCCTGGGTCGAATTTAGATATAGAGCTAAAATCTTTATTGCTCACCGAAACTTTGTAAAGAATTAATCCCAATAGGAATGTGGTATGAAACAAAACCGGTACTAAAACAGATAGTACataaaaaatgaagaatGGCAAATAATTCCAGCAATCTCTAAGTGACATAACAATTTCAAAAAATGTCATTTGGGTTCCATCCACTCCCAATTGTTTTTCTACATCTGGTGTAAATGTGATTCCAAATAGTTTTTCGTTGGTTATGATTAGTCCAGCTGCAACTAAGTTCATAATAACCAATATAGTTACAAAAATTTCTGATATATACCATCTGGTTTTAAAATCCTTTTTCTTATCCTTGTATATAAACTCGTAGAAATACGGTTCACTCGTTGTGTTACTAATAGCCTCAAAACTATGTGATTTTTCTCTTGACTTGAGGTTAAATACGGCTGGCGGTTTGCCAGATGAGCTTGATGAATTTCCTGTTGTATTAGACCCTGaagtatatttattgaattcAGTGCTTTTTTCTGGCTGCACTGTTTCATTCATTTCTATATTACttgttttatattttacactatGTTCCAGCATAGAGTTTTTGA from Theileria annulata chromosome 1, complete sequence, *** SEQUENCING IN PROGRESS *** harbors:
- a CDS encoding uncharacterized protein (Tap821d03.p1c.cand.78 - score = 46.08;~SMART 9 transmembrane domains at aa 95-117, 159-181, 248-270, 285-307, 442-464, 507-529, 575-597, 612-634 and 737-759;~9 probable transmembrane helices predicted for TA16370 by TMHMM2.0 at aa 95-117, 159-181, 248-270, 285-307, 442-464, 507-529, 575-597, 612-634 and 737-759), which produces MTKLKNPNKSPKMEEVRETINEHKSDSSLVRRMSSSSDRPKVESSDPNKNDMLETYRSVSEIPKKKKKTKYGDLFKFSLNNPIYQRMSPSNKRWLYIYKILSILGMSLLVVGYTFFFLVLFTPLIYVDEGQIVDPILFQPTHESLLHSLVTLWHQKAYIVIVIVVIFSISLPFVKMIATLFAYLVTSLHRSRQIDLFYGSKLRVESQVRAYTSRSQSLEQNLYEPSNLESMDYSVYEDRKITKYAREVLLILKLISKFQMVDSIILLLNICFLRSAFTWSRRGNGLLYLVIYCLTSILGTQLLNLSVEGEHHMFEYWKAVRLLCLNNTVNYDSYYSSFQNEDASEELEFKNSMLEHSVKYKTSNIEMNETVQPEKSTEFNKYTSGSNTTGNSSSSSGKPPAVFNLKSREKSHSFEAISNTTSEPYFYEFIYKDKKKDFKTRWYISEIFVTILVIMNLVAAGLIITNEKLFGITFTPDVEKQLGVDGTQMTFFEIVMSLRDCWNYLPFFIFYVLSVLVPVLFHTTFLLGLILYKVSVSNKDFSSISKFDPGNPLIHPCHSFNLSVKFTRYLLNFSNLLSEWSLGEVLSLGIIAGYVSLYTAPNVRFYLPPPKFVSVFFIIASFGVSSFLINIQFFMWYTRIMNRLSDVTIYVESINSATSQENSDYNINSKLNQTQLVNDRTLMIGDSKNNLQRLESSIEHSVHDVDNQHQRTRKRNKVRIMFIKIVDFIRHIIYSKIIVSTFFAILFLLSLCLFGFGFLSSPPPTKIDERKMQNFLDFGLPEIFSIVKRNLPKSFGNCNYIYPPPEPCTGSTSIYHSKETIYFELVWISGIDTIHFVDTNFIVRSDNRMEITSHIKFTGLKPYVKMGACISGRCNTVFSGENLCCGDDLHVVIGVSAVCDDTFPHIRDFRFEQLKIKNLKFLNELQYLVSKVVSIESFLERQIVNHVNEFIARQEHIFGWKGLPFSVVDFINFLTQINFPYGLKCPPTTPVSNQSNFASLPDQ
- a CDS encoding uncharacterized protein (Tap821d03.p1c.cand.79 - score = 58.28); translation: MLITKFLFGILAIIVSKIIYKPIESIRDDFDINNVKSSFIQKALVDNNSPESVKSGETVDVITNKNDGEESDKTKQEASNAETKVESTTTKEQVHHHEQLKEQSEPPKNSEEGTKQPETAENPPKDNSHQHQTAHSQAGHHGHKGQHSHSHHHGHSHGHQDEEDEDEDFEDLHGHEEDEEFHHSGKGHNHTSDHKTKGDSTHRSLESSKVEQDKDTGKPENSPKLEDNQKTENEQKVENGPKGGETEKVESDQKTEEAKPANEPENKKEDVVEQQNNEEKAAENGPNKEETSPNQNAEQKTVVEEQTKVPEATNEEKEAKKSENENKVAEENGTAVQEQHETQEQTPKSESESSNDQTQQVSVETKGGELGESQDNSQPSCTCEKEVKPHEQPESSEQTDNSKEQNEGGTSVKAHLKAKSEAEELYKVNMGTLSTDQTQKVEEYYKKPEANCSIDCSKSCRTQFQGPTQCFTQDGKGVTCSAFADSTSLTCSLGSSPCSTPLVTSLNSYTMKNGSEEVGTLEVMGSNFNKCTGLSLAPADGKCTRENLLHNLLYTSGKLNLDYNMEVGPGKMVFSNLKIQNGDYKVCLFQRHDENGSPGPLASILYKLLTYVNPTHSLENGSKTLLSVEVGSLKVSD